One window of the Anguilla rostrata isolate EN2019 chromosome 13, ASM1855537v3, whole genome shotgun sequence genome contains the following:
- the LOC135238637 gene encoding SWI/SNF-related matrix-associated actin-dependent regulator of chromatin subfamily D member 1-like, protein MEKMAARGSFQAAPTGGVGGSMGPGPPVTGGAPGMGPGTPAGRMVPSSGAQNHLYRSPMPGPGYPRPGMPPSSRMTPQGPSMGPPGYGGSPVSRPGMPVLDPSRKRPAPQQIQQVQQQSRNQHAKKKKMADKILPQRIRELVPESQAYMDLLAFERKLDQTIMRKRLDIQEALKRPIKQKRKLRIFISNTFNPAKPDAEDGEGTVASWELRVEGRLLEDTAVSKYEATKQKRKFSSFFKSLVIELEKDLYGPDNHLVEWHRTSTTQETDGFQVKRPGDVCVRCTVLLMLDYQPPQFKLDPRLARMLGIHTQTRPVIIQALWQYVKTHKLQDPHEREFINCDKYLQQIFETHRMKFSEIPQRLHALLMPPEPIIINHIISVDPNDQKKTACYDIDVEVDDTLKTQMNSFLLSTASQQEIAGLDNKIHETIETINQLKTQREFMLSFARDPQGFINDWLQSQCRDLKTMTDVVGNPEEERRAEFYFQPWAQEAVCRYFYSKVQQRRQELEQALGIRNT, encoded by the exons ATGGAGAAAATGGCGGCCCGCGGAAGCTTTCAGGCAGCACCAACTGGCGGCGTTGGTGGTAGTATGGGTCCTGGGCCCCCGGTGACTGGTGGGGCACCTGGAATGGGACCTGGAACCCCTGCTGGTCGGATGGTACCGTCTTCGGGTGCACAGAATCACCTTTACCGTTCCCCAATGCCTGGCCCCGGATACCCG aGACCCGGGATGCCCCCCTCCAGCCGCATGACCCCCCAGGGCCCGTCCATGGGGCCCCCCGGGTACGGCGGCAGCCCCGTGTCCCGGCCCGGCATGCCCGTTCTGGACCCGTCCCGAAAGAGGCCCGCCCCCCAGCAGATCCAGCAGGTCCAGCAGCAGAGCCGCAACCAGCA TgctaagaagaagaagatggcCGACAAAATCCTACCTCAGAGG ATCAGAGAGCTGGTCCCGGAGTCTCAGGCCTACATGGACCTGCTGGCGTTCGAGCGAAAGCTGGACCAGACCATCATGCGCAAGAGGCTGGACATCCAGGAGGCTCTGAAACGACCCATCAAG CAAAAAAGAAAGCTCCGTATTTTTATCTCCAACACTTTCAACCCTGCGAAGCCAGACGCGGAGGACGGAGAGGGCACTGTTGCATCATGGGAACTGCGTGTGGAGGGCCGGCTGCTGGAGGAC ACTGCCGTGTCCAAGTACGAGGCCACCAAACAGAAGAGGAAGTTTTCGTCCTTCTTCAAGTCGCTGGTGATCGAGCTGGAGAAGGACCTGTACGGCCCTGACAATCACCTGGTGGAG TGGCACAGGACCAGCACCACTCAGGAGACGGACGGGTTCCAGGTGAAGAGGCCGGGcgatgtgtgcgtgcgctgcaCCGTGCTGCTTATGCTGGACTACCAG cccccccagttTAAGCTGGACCCCCGCCTGGCCCGCATGCTGGGCATCCACACGCAGACCCGGCCCGTGATCATCCAGGCCCTGTGGCAGTACGTCAAGACCCACAAGCTGCAGGACCCCCACGAGAGGGAGTTCATCAACTGCGACAAGTACCTGCAGCAG ATTTTTGAGACCCACCGCATGAAGTTCTCCGAGATTCCACAGCGTTTGCACGCGCTGCTGATGCCTCCTGAGCCAATCATCATTAACCACATCATAAG cgtGGACCCTAACGACCAGAAGAAGACGGCCTGCTACGACATCGACGTGGAGGTGGACGACACGCTCAAGACCCAGATGAACTCCTTCCTGCTGTCCACCGCCAGCCAGCAGGAGATCGCCGGCCTGGACAAcaag ATCCACGAGACGATTGAGACCATAAACCAGCTGAAGACGCAGAGGGAGTTCATGCTGAGCTTCGCCCGAGACCCGCAGGGCTTCATCAACGATTGgctgcagtcacagtgcaggGACCTCAAG ACCATGACGGATGTGGTGGGGAACccggaggaagagaggagggcgGAGTTCTACTTCCAGCCCTGGGCCCAGGAGGCCGTCTGCCGGTACTTCTACTCTAAG gtGCAGCAGAGACgacaggagctggagcaggcccTGGGGATCCGAAACACATAG